The Oceanisphaera avium genome includes a region encoding these proteins:
- the serB gene encoding phosphoserine phosphatase SerB: MTLLMDVLPEQLGNWANLLTGKPYLWQQGEWIAGQLEAPQAHLVLLAEQLSKSALQQSLQVLDTAGIGVELVSIKNIAQRELVNLRLSSWSPELKAQLQAIATSWDIACVPALPLGTQPGLVLMDMDSTAIQIECIDQIALLAGVGEQVAAVTRAAMEGALPFSESLRRRVKALEGADASIIEQVIANMPLMPGLITLVEGLKAMGWKVALASGGFTPFTGHLHDILQLDAHFANTLEIIEGRFSGEVLGDIVDAEAKARILGELAEHYHIPLSQTVAVGDGANDLVMLAKAGLGVALHAKPVVQEQAPVCINLLSLEAVLGLIQSA, translated from the coding sequence GTGACACTGTTAATGGATGTTTTACCCGAGCAGTTAGGGAATTGGGCTAACTTGTTAACTGGCAAACCCTATCTTTGGCAACAAGGAGAGTGGATAGCGGGCCAGTTAGAGGCGCCACAAGCGCACTTAGTGCTATTGGCCGAGCAACTCTCAAAGTCAGCGTTGCAGCAAAGTCTACAGGTATTAGATACCGCCGGTATTGGTGTGGAGCTAGTCAGTATTAAAAATATTGCCCAGCGCGAGCTGGTTAATTTACGGTTATCAAGCTGGTCTCCTGAGCTAAAAGCGCAGTTACAAGCGATTGCCACTAGCTGGGATATTGCCTGTGTCCCCGCCTTGCCGCTAGGCACTCAGCCCGGCTTAGTGTTAATGGACATGGACTCCACTGCCATTCAAATAGAGTGTATCGACCAAATTGCGCTATTAGCGGGAGTGGGTGAGCAGGTAGCTGCGGTTACTCGCGCAGCCATGGAAGGGGCGTTGCCATTTTCTGAAAGTTTACGCCGGCGTGTTAAAGCGCTGGAGGGCGCAGATGCCAGCATTATTGAGCAAGTGATTGCCAATATGCCACTCATGCCTGGGCTAATTACTCTGGTAGAGGGCTTAAAAGCCATGGGCTGGAAAGTGGCGCTGGCCTCTGGAGGCTTTACGCCTTTTACCGGCCATTTACATGACATCTTACAATTAGATGCTCATTTTGCTAACACGCTAGAAATAATAGAAGGGCGCTTTAGCGGGGAAGTGTTGGGCGATATTGTGGATGCCGAGGCTAAAGCACGTATTTTAGGCGAGCTGGCCGAGCACTATCATATCCCGCTCAGCCAAACCGTGGCGGTGGGGGATGGCGCTAACGACTTAGTCATGTTAGCTAAAGCCGGCTTAGGGGTGGCACTACATGCCAAGCCTGTGGTGCAAGAGCAAGCGCCGGTGTGCATTAACTTATTAAGCTTAGAAGCGGTATTAGGCTTAATACAAAGTGCTTAA